Proteins from a single region of Sphingomonas morindae:
- a CDS encoding LysR family transcriptional regulator, whose amino-acid sequence MKSNLLAVVIERMDTRNLDLGLLVTLEALLAERNVTRAARRLNLSQPALSARLARLRDALGDPLLIPARRGMVLTQRAVELQQPLHEALEAVRRVVTEGMPSDPATMEATLVIAASDYVQFALLSRFSIALRTEAPRVRLAWRALDVLALATQLERGEVDLALAPSDHAPAAMRQRQLFQEEYAVIARQGHPAVQGQLSLDVFCALEHVVVSPQGGGFSGPADAALEAVGRRRTVALSTSGFLIVPEVVSRSDMIALIPRRVANGWLDRVKVVEPPLAIAGFAIASVWHDRTTNHPAQRWLRERLTTLAAEG is encoded by the coding sequence TTGAAATCGAACCTTCTGGCTGTTGTTATCGAGCGCATGGATACCAGGAACCTTGATCTCGGCCTGCTCGTCACACTTGAAGCCCTGCTGGCGGAACGGAATGTCACGCGTGCCGCCCGTCGTTTGAACCTGAGCCAGCCCGCCTTGTCGGCCCGGCTGGCGCGGCTTCGCGACGCCCTCGGCGATCCCCTCCTCATTCCGGCGCGGCGCGGGATGGTCCTGACCCAGCGCGCGGTTGAGCTTCAGCAGCCGCTGCATGAAGCGCTGGAGGCGGTTCGCCGGGTTGTGACCGAAGGAATGCCGTCCGACCCGGCGACGATGGAGGCTACTCTGGTCATCGCCGCGAGCGACTATGTGCAGTTCGCTCTGCTTAGCCGCTTCTCGATCGCGCTCAGGACCGAGGCTCCCAGGGTCCGCCTTGCCTGGCGTGCCCTCGACGTGCTGGCGCTCGCTACACAGTTGGAGCGCGGCGAGGTCGACTTGGCCCTGGCACCCTCGGATCATGCACCGGCGGCCATGCGTCAACGCCAGCTCTTTCAAGAGGAGTATGCGGTGATTGCCCGGCAGGGACATCCGGCCGTGCAGGGGCAACTCAGCCTGGATGTGTTCTGCGCTTTGGAGCACGTCGTCGTGTCTCCTCAGGGTGGAGGGTTCTCCGGGCCTGCCGATGCGGCACTGGAGGCTGTCGGCCGCCGGCGTACCGTAGCGCTGTCCACGTCAGGGTTCCTGATCGTGCCGGAGGTCGTGTCGCGGTCCGACATGATTGCGCTGATCCCGCGACGGGTCGCCAATGGCTGGTTGGATCGGGTGAAGGTGGTGGAACCGCCGCTCGCCATCGCTGGCTTTGCCATCGCGAGTGTCTGGCACGACCGGACCACCAACCATCCGGCACAACGCTGGCTTCGTGAACGACTGACGACGTTGGCCGCAGAAGGTTAG
- a CDS encoding carboxymuconolactone decarboxylase family protein, which produces MRAPPFPPDQMPPNVRALHDDMAEIADRQNAYVSKRDNGALVGPFAPMLRFPKFGVTAWAYTKELLENSTLPKPAKEVAILATGATFNSRYELYAHERVAAHVGLSDAKIAALAAGQRPADLTREEQAAYDVAVALTAGKQLPESTYQRAVQVFGDEQTAELIYLVGGYALISMLLNAYDVSVPGQEDRLPHG; this is translated from the coding sequence ATGCGCGCACCGCCCTTTCCCCCCGACCAGATGCCGCCAAACGTGCGGGCTCTTCATGACGATATGGCGGAGATCGCCGACCGGCAGAACGCTTACGTCTCGAAGCGCGATAACGGTGCCCTTGTCGGTCCTTTCGCGCCGATGCTGCGCTTTCCCAAGTTCGGGGTGACTGCATGGGCTTACACCAAGGAGCTGCTCGAGAACTCCACACTGCCCAAGCCGGCGAAGGAGGTGGCCATCCTGGCTACGGGGGCGACGTTCAACTCGCGCTACGAGCTCTACGCCCACGAGCGTGTGGCCGCGCACGTCGGCCTGAGCGACGCCAAGATCGCCGCGCTCGCGGCCGGCCAACGCCCCGCCGACCTGACCAGGGAGGAGCAGGCCGCCTACGACGTCGCTGTGGCCCTGACCGCCGGCAAGCAGCTTCCAGAATCCACCTACCAACGTGCCGTGCAGGTTTTCGGCGACGAACAAACGGCCGAGCTGATTTACCTGGTAGGCGGCTACGCCCTGATCTCGATGCTGCTCAACGCCTACGACGTCTCGGTTCCCGGGCAGGAGGATCGTCTTCCGCATGGATGA
- a CDS encoding NAD(P)H-dependent oxidoreductase — translation MKVLIVYAHPEPTSLTRQLVDVTDETLSAAGHIVIHSDLYGMKWKAVYDADDFPVRDNPERLSFIAESGHAYANGHQTTDVVVEQQKLLAADAVILQFPLWWYGVPAILKGWIERVYAFGFAYGYQNGSNEFRFGDGILKGKRALVNVQAGGPAADYGPRGINGPIDQLLFPLTHGALFYPGMDVLPTHAVYGAGHVSTAKEVEAIKTAWRERLAGLFTDAPIPFRPQNGGGFPDRHTMADHVAPGQTGLAAHVADLADA, via the coding sequence ATGAAGGTTCTCATTGTCTACGCGCATCCTGAACCCACGTCGCTGACACGGCAGCTGGTTGACGTCACGGATGAGACGTTGTCCGCAGCGGGGCACATTGTGATCCATTCGGACCTCTACGGCATGAAGTGGAAGGCGGTGTACGATGCCGATGACTTCCCCGTTCGAGACAACCCCGAGCGGCTGTCGTTCATAGCGGAATCGGGCCATGCTTACGCAAATGGGCATCAGACCACGGACGTGGTCGTCGAGCAGCAGAAGCTGCTCGCGGCCGATGCCGTGATCCTGCAGTTCCCGCTCTGGTGGTACGGCGTGCCCGCCATCCTGAAGGGCTGGATCGAGCGGGTCTATGCCTTCGGTTTTGCCTACGGCTATCAGAACGGCTCCAACGAGTTCCGCTTCGGCGATGGCATCCTCAAGGGCAAGCGGGCGCTAGTCAACGTGCAGGCCGGAGGTCCTGCGGCCGATTATGGCCCGCGGGGGATCAACGGTCCGATTGACCAACTGCTGTTCCCGCTAACGCATGGCGCGCTGTTCTACCCCGGCATGGACGTGCTTCCGACGCACGCGGTCTATGGAGCGGGTCACGTGTCCACAGCGAAAGAGGTGGAGGCGATTAAGACAGCATGGCGCGAGCGTCTTGCTGGGCTGTTTACCGACGCGCCGATTCCCTTTCGTCCGCAGAACGGCGGCGGCTTCCCCGACCGTCACACCATGGCGGACCACGTTGCGCCCGGTCAGACCGGCCTCGCCGCGCACGTTGCCGACTTGGCCGACGCATGA
- a CDS encoding tetratricopeptide repeat protein produces MAISPSKTGRRHSFASTGVPVGQRLSIEIAKPKDWGAFQRNCVVLFREELRDPNAKEYGRNGQDQGGIDILGYRGGDPAHPVGIQCRLVTRSLKHAKILADCRAALALTFGVKEIIFATTAPADTKAEQAAKAVERELRAEGHDVTVHLYGWDQLQLLIGLHEPAYNAFVPSSVATTLPVQISDGGAMSVDGFIAHMADEFMRRGIVPTSPAPAAEAGPGSIGDEDPALHARIDLLRDLVREGQGAVAERRLLALRDGPEAADAPWARYRIETNIAAALMDRGRQAEAAEAYERAHLLRPDDPDALANLSIARTIQGRPDEGMKIALAVLARPYRTEFAVSALLQAASRSEWQGDPETLVPEDMRGTRSAELAVADFLRKRWLPGWEKRVLALEDGDSEFDDLARLKALAVLSIAVDSRVHVVGGGDAVTDLQIDEAATHMLAYAKHCLDVAYADPHDLMAHVSNAALLLRIANRRDEAEALLRDGLRAMPGEDQLMRLLAMTLIDRGRRDEAVEVLEPSSEPETVLMKVQFSRTGTPADRLAALQAMEDQGNERVSGMRRRLVAEMAIAAKDDAALRSVLDDMLARPEDVVAARLLELQASIRSGAAEEETRDRLIGIADDLGDDPEPIERMLVAEAMLENGLEARAADLIERLADLDSPRPVTFMYLTALAEARRDGAFRAALARAAATVREHPDMLWLDARHSWNVGDLDRCLADLDRMLEIRPGLPKAILMRIETLLRLGRSKAVLETLETPIEDLPWSGGSDPYRVARLLHHFGHHDRAARFAYRLFLQQRDRPRAWMTLTSMTIRKGPQDAGRPDNWFPDAVGTDVAIDIEYANGSTAFLVVEPDKELRALDPQSWEPEHPLVKAAWGLRVDDEFTAPDGRSARITKLRHKIVARFHYVLANYEERFPDVFGLRSMTVDPESPNGLDEVIAELKERRDWVLAEQERHLASGMPIDLLAARLHMDTIDVAAGLAEQGVPLKVAAGTEPEREAAQAAILANGRRGCVLDLLSFWTAWRLGVLNVVAEICGPIAVPRSVVDRLDARLDAQSLMADGSHSSLSYLEGGRILHTETPAERMKELRDDLFAALAWIGDNDASRPLVMGDDLPAAFRDLIQSGRTDMLDAVALALTSGTLLVCDDLALRGMHAAGGGKLSAWLHAVLSEASARGRIGSTDFTQHTVDMIRAGHTHLGISGGMIALGIEQDCLQSGRLGDRARALAGRLGGKEAEPLSHLQAACEAIGQLWSTGSVRTVREPATGLILERLIREREDWRRLIGVVEGFASNIPGLQEYIRGWSRGHFLPGYC; encoded by the coding sequence ATGGCGATATCCCCCTCGAAGACCGGCCGGAGGCACAGCTTCGCGTCCACGGGCGTGCCGGTCGGGCAGCGGCTCTCGATCGAGATCGCGAAGCCAAAGGACTGGGGCGCCTTCCAGCGCAACTGCGTCGTGCTGTTCCGAGAGGAGCTGCGGGATCCGAACGCCAAGGAGTACGGTCGCAACGGGCAGGACCAGGGCGGTATCGACATCCTTGGCTACCGCGGCGGCGACCCGGCGCATCCGGTCGGCATCCAGTGCCGCCTCGTCACCAGGAGCCTGAAGCACGCCAAGATCCTCGCCGACTGCCGCGCAGCCCTGGCGCTTACCTTCGGTGTGAAGGAGATCATCTTCGCCACCACCGCCCCCGCCGACACGAAGGCGGAACAGGCGGCGAAGGCGGTCGAACGCGAGCTTCGGGCCGAAGGGCACGACGTGACCGTGCACCTGTACGGCTGGGACCAGCTCCAGCTGCTCATCGGACTGCACGAACCCGCCTACAACGCCTTCGTCCCGTCATCAGTGGCGACCACGCTTCCGGTCCAGATCTCGGACGGAGGCGCGATGAGCGTCGACGGCTTCATCGCCCACATGGCGGACGAGTTCATGCGGCGCGGCATCGTCCCCACCTCGCCTGCGCCCGCCGCCGAAGCCGGACCGGGGAGCATCGGCGACGAGGATCCGGCGCTCCACGCCCGCATCGACCTGCTGCGCGACCTCGTGCGCGAAGGGCAAGGCGCGGTGGCCGAGAGGCGGCTGCTGGCGCTGCGCGACGGGCCCGAGGCGGCCGACGCGCCTTGGGCGCGCTATCGGATAGAGACCAACATTGCGGCGGCGCTGATGGACCGCGGACGCCAGGCCGAAGCCGCCGAGGCCTACGAGCGCGCCCACCTGCTGCGCCCCGACGATCCCGACGCGCTAGCGAACCTCTCCATCGCGCGAACAATCCAGGGCAGACCAGACGAGGGAATGAAGATCGCCCTAGCCGTGCTCGCGCGCCCCTACAGGACCGAGTTCGCCGTCAGCGCATTGCTCCAGGCCGCGTCCCGCTCCGAGTGGCAGGGTGATCCCGAGACACTCGTGCCCGAGGACATGCGCGGCACCCGCTCGGCCGAGCTCGCCGTCGCCGACTTCCTGCGCAAGCGGTGGCTGCCGGGCTGGGAGAAGAGGGTCCTGGCGCTCGAGGACGGCGACAGCGAATTTGACGACCTCGCCCGGCTCAAGGCGCTGGCCGTCCTCTCGATCGCGGTCGACAGCCGCGTGCACGTGGTCGGCGGCGGCGACGCCGTCACCGACCTCCAGATCGACGAGGCAGCGACGCACATGCTCGCCTACGCGAAGCACTGCCTCGACGTCGCCTACGCCGACCCGCACGACCTCATGGCTCACGTCAGCAACGCGGCGCTGCTGCTGCGGATCGCCAATCGGCGCGACGAGGCCGAGGCGCTGCTGCGCGACGGCCTGAGGGCCATGCCTGGCGAGGACCAGCTGATGAGGCTCCTCGCAATGACGCTCATCGATCGCGGCAGGCGCGATGAGGCGGTCGAGGTGCTGGAACCGAGCAGCGAACCCGAGACTGTCCTCATGAAGGTCCAATTCTCCCGCACAGGCACGCCCGCCGATCGGCTCGCGGCGCTCCAGGCGATGGAGGATCAGGGTAACGAACGCGTTTCGGGGATGCGGCGCAGGCTCGTCGCCGAGATGGCCATCGCCGCGAAAGACGACGCCGCGCTCCGTTCCGTCCTCGACGACATGCTCGCCCGCCCGGAGGACGTGGTCGCGGCCAGGCTGCTGGAACTCCAGGCGTCGATTCGCTCCGGCGCGGCCGAGGAGGAGACCCGCGATCGCCTGATCGGCATCGCCGACGACCTCGGCGACGATCCGGAGCCGATCGAACGCATGCTCGTCGCCGAGGCGATGCTGGAGAACGGCCTGGAGGCCCGGGCCGCCGACCTGATTGAGCGACTTGCCGATCTCGACAGCCCACGTCCCGTCACCTTCATGTACCTGACCGCGCTCGCCGAGGCGCGACGCGATGGCGCGTTCCGCGCCGCGCTGGCGCGCGCGGCGGCGACGGTGCGCGAACACCCGGACATGCTCTGGCTCGACGCGCGCCACTCTTGGAACGTCGGCGACCTCGACCGCTGCCTCGCCGACCTCGACCGCATGCTTGAGATCCGGCCCGGGCTGCCCAAGGCGATACTGATGCGGATCGAGACGCTGCTCAGGCTCGGGCGCTCTAAGGCGGTGCTGGAAACGCTCGAGACCCCGATCGAGGACCTCCCTTGGTCCGGTGGAAGCGATCCCTACCGCGTCGCCCGCCTCCTCCACCACTTTGGCCACCATGATCGGGCGGCGAGGTTCGCCTATCGCCTCTTCCTCCAGCAGCGCGACCGGCCGCGGGCCTGGATGACGCTCACATCCATGACTATCCGAAAGGGACCGCAGGACGCCGGCAGGCCGGACAACTGGTTTCCGGACGCGGTCGGCACCGACGTCGCCATCGACATCGAGTACGCCAACGGCTCGACCGCGTTCCTCGTCGTCGAACCCGACAAGGAGCTGCGCGCCCTGGACCCGCAGTCGTGGGAACCCGAGCATCCGCTCGTTAAGGCCGCCTGGGGTCTTCGCGTCGATGACGAGTTCACCGCGCCGGACGGCAGATCGGCCCGGATAACCAAGCTGCGCCACAAGATCGTGGCCCGCTTCCACTACGTCCTCGCAAATTACGAGGAACGCTTCCCCGACGTGTTCGGGCTGAGGTCGATGACGGTCGATCCGGAAAGCCCCAACGGCCTCGACGAGGTCATCGCGGAGCTGAAGGAGCGGCGCGACTGGGTGCTCGCCGAGCAGGAGCGCCACCTCGCCAGCGGGATGCCCATCGACCTGCTCGCGGCCCGGCTTCACATGGACACGATCGACGTCGCCGCGGGTCTCGCCGAGCAGGGCGTTCCGCTCAAGGTGGCGGCGGGTACCGAACCGGAACGGGAGGCCGCGCAGGCCGCGATCCTCGCGAACGGGCGTCGCGGATGCGTGCTCGACCTCCTGTCCTTCTGGACGGCGTGGCGGCTAGGCGTGCTCAACGTCGTTGCGGAGATCTGCGGCCCCATCGCCGTGCCCCGGAGCGTCGTCGACCGCCTGGACGCCCGGCTCGACGCGCAGTCGCTCATGGCAGACGGCAGCCACTCGTCGCTCTCCTACCTCGAGGGCGGACGCATCCTCCACACCGAGACGCCCGCGGAGAGGATGAAGGAGCTGCGCGACGACCTGTTCGCCGCACTCGCCTGGATCGGCGACAACGACGCCTCGCGTCCGCTGGTCATGGGCGACGATCTTCCCGCCGCCTTCCGCGACCTGATCCAGTCGGGACGCACCGACATGCTCGACGCCGTAGCCCTCGCGCTCACGAGCGGGACGCTGCTGGTCTGCGACGATCTGGCGCTGCGCGGCATGCACGCGGCGGGCGGCGGCAAGTTGTCCGCCTGGCTGCACGCAGTCCTCTCGGAGGCGAGTGCCCGCGGCCGCATCGGGTCGACCGACTTCACCCAGCACACAGTCGACATGATCCGCGCAGGTCATACCCACCTCGGCATCTCCGGCGGCATGATCGCCTTGGGCATCGAGCAGGACTGCCTTCAGAGCGGACGCCTGGGCGACCGCGCAAGGGCGCTCGCGGGCCGTTTGGGCGGCAAGGAGGCCGAACCGCTCTCCCATCTGCAAGCCGCATGCGAGGCCATCGGCCAGCTCTGGTCCACGGGCAGCGTGCGGACCGTCCGAGAGCCGGCGACGGGCCTCATCCTCGAGCGCCTAATCCGCGAACGCGAAGACTGGCGGCGGCTCATCGGGGTGGTGGAGGGCTTCGCCTCCAACATCCCCGGTCTGCAGGAATACATTCGCGGGTGGTCGCGAGGCCACTTCCTGCCGGGCTACTGCTGA
- a CDS encoding serine protease — MRLTSGHLGTCVQVRTAAGVGTCFFRKSGPHGGFLSAAHVFKGVQQNELIYFRETKDWSPFTVKEIVRHPDGHDVCAFTLENLIWAAEDSDLRPVGMFPGDPVRFLGFPHGLSNTYPSETAFTTPLTRHAHLSGAIIHNGITLTVLDGFNNPGYSGGPVYADIGDGTPILIGIISGYRNELREKSLVYRTDGVVETEVDGLFVKPNSGMILAVQSAAVLDTFHLLHTSNAE; from the coding sequence ATGAGGCTTACGAGCGGTCATCTCGGAACATGCGTTCAGGTTAGGACTGCAGCAGGTGTCGGCACATGCTTTTTCCGAAAGAGCGGCCCCCATGGCGGCTTCCTTAGCGCCGCACACGTATTCAAAGGTGTCCAACAGAACGAGCTGATCTACTTTCGGGAGACAAAAGATTGGTCGCCGTTTACGGTCAAAGAGATAGTTCGGCATCCTGATGGCCACGACGTGTGCGCGTTTACCTTAGAAAATCTGATCTGGGCTGCTGAAGATAGCGATCTTCGTCCTGTAGGAATGTTTCCTGGCGACCCTGTCCGCTTTTTAGGTTTCCCACATGGACTTTCTAACACCTACCCGTCCGAAACAGCTTTCACAACGCCCCTAACCCGGCATGCTCATTTAAGCGGTGCTATCATCCACAATGGCATCACACTAACCGTCTTAGATGGATTTAACAATCCTGGTTACTCTGGCGGCCCGGTGTATGCTGATATCGGAGATGGAACGCCAATACTCATCGGCATTATCTCCGGGTATAGGAATGAACTTCGCGAAAAGAGTCTAGTTTATCGGACTGATGGTGTTGTTGAAACCGAAGTTGATGGGCTGTTCGTTAAGCCGAACAGCGGTATGATCCTAGCCGTGCAAAGCGCGGCTGTTCTTGATACTTTTCATTTGCTTCATACTTCGAATGCCGAGTAG
- a CDS encoding Fic family protein — MEPMVPEEASRLLDDDILPLIAEANQLAGRIHPILRDSIGDLVRSMNCYYSNLIEGHDTHPRDIDRALANDFSVEPKKRDLQKEAVAHIHVQQLIDTGHDPDAWPASAAYASWLHEEFCSRLPPEMLFVTDHKTGERLEIIPGAWRKRDVDVGRHLPPPHEDLPRFMARFDTAYGSPPLSKTRQIQTVGAVHHRFLWIHPFLDGNGRVARLMSHALYKRLGIGTSLWSVARGLARDEERYKALLAQADGPREGDRDGRGNLTQRGLIEFCKFFLDRSVDQIRFMSGLLEPMTLLTRMEIHIEEEVRAKRLLRGSFAVLREAVMNGEVERAKIPSLTGYEERGARNVTSGLVERGMLTAASHRAPLRLAFPADVAERWFPNLYPANAGSRHDR; from the coding sequence ATGGAGCCGATGGTCCCCGAGGAGGCGTCCCGCCTTCTCGATGATGACATTCTGCCCCTGATCGCGGAAGCCAACCAACTGGCTGGGCGCATCCACCCCATTCTCCGCGACTCGATCGGCGATCTCGTCCGGTCGATGAATTGCTATTATTCGAATCTGATCGAGGGGCACGATACGCACCCGCGCGACATCGATCGGGCGCTCGCCAACGACTTCTCGGTCGAGCCGAAGAAGCGCGACCTGCAGAAGGAGGCCGTCGCCCATATCCACGTCCAGCAGCTGATCGACACCGGCCACGACCCTGATGCCTGGCCGGCTTCGGCCGCCTACGCTTCGTGGCTCCATGAAGAATTCTGCTCGCGGCTGCCGCCTGAAATGCTGTTCGTAACCGACCACAAAACCGGGGAACGGCTCGAGATCATTCCCGGCGCCTGGCGTAAGCGTGACGTCGACGTCGGACGCCACCTGCCGCCCCCGCATGAAGACCTGCCGCGCTTCATGGCGCGCTTCGACACAGCTTATGGGTCGCCGCCGCTCAGCAAGACGCGGCAGATACAGACGGTTGGGGCCGTGCATCACCGGTTCCTCTGGATTCACCCGTTTCTCGACGGCAACGGACGCGTCGCACGCCTGATGTCGCACGCGCTCTACAAACGGCTCGGGATTGGTACGAGCCTATGGTCAGTGGCGCGAGGGCTCGCGCGCGACGAGGAGCGGTACAAGGCACTGCTGGCGCAGGCCGACGGACCGCGCGAAGGCGACCGCGACGGTCGGGGTAATCTTACGCAGCGGGGTCTGATCGAGTTCTGCAAGTTCTTCCTCGATCGGTCCGTCGACCAGATCCGATTCATGAGTGGGCTGCTTGAGCCGATGACGCTCCTGACCCGTATGGAAATCCACATAGAAGAGGAGGTCCGCGCCAAGCGATTGCTGCGTGGCAGCTTTGCCGTGTTGCGCGAGGCCGTGATGAACGGCGAGGTCGAGCGTGCTAAGATCCCGTCGCTGACAGGCTATGAGGAGCGTGGCGCTCGCAACGTGACATCGGGTCTGGTCGAGCGCGGGATGCTCACCGCCGCCTCGCACCGCGCGCCGCTCCGACTCGCCTTCCCGGCCGACGTCGCTGAGCGCTGGTTCCCCAACTTGTATCCGGCCAATGCAGGCTCGCGCCATGACCGATAA
- a CDS encoding GNAT family N-acetyltransferase, with amino-acid sequence MAVGSRAENSGWIMFAVQRQNEPSIIGEVGFFLPQEGPTTGDLGWWLNSDHQGQGYGAEAVEALVDWCFKVRGLHRLTAHCLASNTASERLMARVGLRLVTRSVGSRWSAGAWHDEVGYALLKDDWQARSHPEAVKPRPMPAQDHERPQDM; translated from the coding sequence ATCGCAGTCGGATCCAGGGCGGAAAACTCCGGATGGATCATGTTCGCGGTTCAACGGCAGAACGAGCCCAGCATCATCGGAGAGGTCGGCTTCTTCCTACCGCAAGAGGGACCGACTACCGGTGACCTCGGATGGTGGCTCAATTCGGACCATCAAGGTCAGGGGTACGGCGCCGAGGCGGTCGAAGCGCTGGTCGACTGGTGTTTCAAAGTGCGTGGATTGCATCGCCTGACTGCCCATTGCCTCGCGTCGAACACGGCGTCCGAAAGGTTGATGGCGAGGGTTGGGCTGCGCCTGGTGACCCGATCGGTAGGAAGCCGATGGTCAGCCGGGGCGTGGCACGACGAGGTCGGCTATGCGTTGCTCAAGGACGATTGGCAGGCGCGATCGCACCCGGAGGCGGTGAAACCTCGACCAATGCCCGCGCAGGATCATGAACGGCCTCAGGACATGTGA